The following DNA comes from Miscanthus floridulus cultivar M001 chromosome 5, ASM1932011v1, whole genome shotgun sequence.
atttattaagttctttggactctacaaATAGTTTTAAAATATCTGTTtacatgtcttacctcgtatcctaattcaaaattttgtagtttaattacaTTATTTaggtgattatatatatataatattcaatacaagaataatatatgcatgatcttcttgaaagatttctacagtgtaaagacatcttcgtttttcatGCATGTCCGTTCTAACGCTATGGTAAAAcaaaaggacaatatatcaaataaaaaataaaaacaaaactcatgctcaaagtcaaagagataaattatggatgcttgaactttgtcatccattatctaccggcgtgcctataaaatagactgaataaacaattaaacatagatagaaaactaaataAATGAAAtgatcattgcaagacatcaatcatctcatagcttcggacaatatcgcaaagctactaaaaactgtaaccatgccctcacctcaaacattgtccagataaatggattacaatgaaagaaatggatatcggagatttcttacTGCCAATATAAAAtaggggctcttgcgtttgtacccttgttttgtatcgaaattgtgattttgcccctgtttttttgactttgtgaatttacccctactgtgccattcacgaagcaccagtttgcccctgctccgtcatccacccctaacggtgttaaactttgtacaaaaggacatgaatgcccatgcgattttgcccctgtttgttatgcctaattgtgattttaccctgatttagaattatacttttttattgtatgctgacaattgattaaatttggtcaaacatatttgACACAACTTAcaattatttgaactcagatttaatattaataaatattcaaaattttgggaccaaAAGGTTTATAATGATGACAGATGTAACGCCATAAGAAATATTTCGATATAATCTTTTGTGTGGGACAAAAAATCTTCAATTTATAAGAACGCATGTAGAACATCGGTTAACAAACTGTATAAGTAGATGCATGCACTGATAACCTTAGTGCCTTACCACATAGAAATGTCATAAGTACATGTTTTTTCAGCAAAAATAACTACCATACAAGTTGGTTCATGTAACACTACAAGCCCTAAAACCACACAGAAGTATTTCTTTCCTTCTGCAATGCTGGCCATAAGATGTAAACTGAAAAAAATGGAATATTCCTGCTGCATGTTGCTGTCGTCCGACCCCGCAGTCCAGCCTGACGCCGGACGCCCTGACCAGCCGCACGTGGGCCAGCGGCCAGGCGCAGGCGCGCAGCGCAACTAGCCACCCGCTGCCGGCCGCCCAACGCGGCACCGCGCCGCAGCGGCCCGCCGGCCTCCGAGATTTGGAAGGACGAGGACCGGATGAGAGCCGCCGCCTGCCACGGTACGCAGGTATAAAATGATTTTACCAGTCTTCAACCAGTATTATAGCTCCATTGAAAGAAATTGTTTGCACGGGAAGCAAAGGAAATCAGAAAGCGATGGAAAAGATACTAAAAGTGATTGGACGCGAAGGATCACAGACAAAAAATACTTAAGAATCAAGCATGAAATAGTTCTTATCCAATGTGAATAGCCCACTATAAAAGCACTAAGATTAATTGCAGATTATAGGCCAGCACAACAGAAAACCTGGGAAGCAAAGGACAAATCTATCCAGTACAGAAATCCAGGGAGGATGCCCTTACCACTTTTGAAGATGAAGCAGATGATTCGGTTTCATATATTTGCCTCCCTGAGGTGCTTGGCGTATCATCTTCGGTAGCATCTTCAGGCTTGGAATGCCTTAGCGTTGCAAAGCTGCAATTCTGTGACACAGAGCAAGAATATCAAACGGTCAGCTTCAATCAAGTAAGATCCATCTGCCAATGTCTACAAGTAAGAGGCTGGTAGAAAAGTGTGTGTACATGTCCATGCAGCTTATGGAATGCAGAAGGAAATTACTTACTATAGGCAGTAAAAGGTATCAAACACCGGGAACAATGGACAAAATCAAAGGACTGTGCTGGAAAAGGAAGACGGCGTGTGCCCAACATCAAAAGAAATGCTGGAATTCCTCTCTCCAAGGCAAATTGTATTTGAGACTTATGCGAATCTCTTGGTGCAAATGAAAGTGTCATGATATTCTCCTTAAGCAAAAATCCACCTAAGCTGGCAACCTTCAGAGAGGAAAAGATCATTATGCCCGAATTTCCTTAAAAGTAAACCGAGAGCCTTCCCAAGTTTAGATTAACATATTACCCCGCATCCCATATCAAGACCTGTCCTGACGACACCAGTTTTCAGTGGAACATACTGGCTAAGCTTTTCAATATATTGTTCAGCTCCGTCAGGGAACATAGTCCCACCACCAGGAAAAATGAAGTGCGAACCTTCATGCTTCATCCACCCTTGATGACCTTTTCTTTCAGCAATCTTACCATAAGGCATGTTATCATGCCAGATCTGAAAGGTGAGCAATAACCATGGTCAACAAATATCAATCGAACAGATGAAAATTTAATCTGCATCCTAGGATAAACACATGAAACAAAAACACCCACTAATTGACAGAACTGAAATTACCTAAGTGATTATGTGCCCCCAGTGTAAGGTCATATTACCATCGCAATACCAAACATTCTGATACCTAGGCTATCATGTACACTAAGACGAATGTCTGATCACTTGCTTTCCTACAAACTGTCACCACAACTGAGAGCACGTATTTCACCTCCTACATCCTACcctaaaaataaacaaaaataatcCAGAAAACACAATTCATAAGTGCATGCCAGGAAGTCCATTTCTGACATGTATAGAATCAGAAAACCATGAGCGTTGACTACTGGCAGCTAGATGCAGAAGTCAATCATACACTAGCACGAAGCTACAACTACAAAACCAAGCCAGTCTAAGCTTCGCTGAACGAATCAGGCTCTACAATGCACATAACTCAAACCTAAATAGACATCTAGCGGCAGATGCCTCAGATCAAACCAAGTTCTATGCTAGCATCCGAGCCTCCAAAGAGTGACGTAATTAACCAGCGATAAGTTCTGAGTGTCAAAGGCCAATGCCGACAACATGCACCTTGTGGAGGCTCTCGGGCCAGGGCACGGGAACGCGGTAGCCTCGGGGCGGCGGCACAAGGCACGCGATCGCCTCGCCACGAGCCGGGCAGTGGCGCTCGCGGTAGTAGTTCATCtcgcggctgaggcgggagctgCGTCGCGGGTCCTCGCAGGGGAGGAGGTCCACCTCCGAGACGGCGCACGGCGgcaccgcgccgccgctgccgccggcgcgGGCGACGGAGGCGGCGGTTAGGACGGGGTCCCCGCGGCGCAGCGTGAAGACGAGCGCGAGGAAGACGACCACGGCGATGAGGAAGACCCCCCAGACGACGTCGAGGAACGACCACTGCCATCCGCTTGAACCGCTGCCCTTCACCCGCTGTAGCCACCGCGGGCTCCATCGCCGTCACCTGAGCTGCCACTCAACCAGCAGACCAGTTAAGCGCGAATCAGCACTAGTTCAGCGCAACCAACACGCATCAACCGACCGAAGAAATTCCCACCCGGAGCACGGGAGCTCTCCAACCCGGAGCTCAGGATATCGCGCGCGCGGCCCAGATCCGGGCGAGGGAGGCGTGCCGGAGAAGCGACGGAGCTCAGGATCTCGCGCCGATGCGGGGTTgccggagcgccatgaccggcgggCGAGGTCGCCGAGGGCCGCCGTCGCGTGGGCGCGGGGTTGCTGGAGCGCCGTGGCCGGCGGGCGCAGGGGCGCGCGGCCGCGACGGTGCTCGGCCGCCGGTCTTCTGTCCGCACGGAGCTTTCGCGTCAGTCGCGAGCGGATAGCAATGAATGAAGAGAACGAGCGGATAAGAACGAAGAGGAAGGGGCATTTCAGTCATTTCGCATTTGATTTtatgtgttttgttttttttttaattgttTAATCAGTCTCTAAATAACGGACATCCAAACCAGGGGCAAACGGCTCCTTCGTTTCAAaataacaggggtaaaatcacaaagttaaaaaaacaggggtaaaatcacaattgaaccTCTGAACAGGGGCAAAAACACCATTTTCcctataaaatattatcttagccgcatcacagaaagatctataaagtagagttcgtgagcctgcgacgccgtgcactctgtgactgtgttaaattcataaattttgctttttgaattaaatgtcactttaacgttggtatttaattttttacagtattattatcttatcgtgcgatccgtatgtttttaatataaattgttagttatcctgtagcaacgcacggacacgctacATAGTCTAATATATTTGCGAAGTATTTACAAGGAAACGAAACACAACGTAGCTAGTGCTGCAGCCAAGCTGAGTCAGCCAAACGAATCGTGGCGGGTCCGGTCCATATATCCTACACACACGACAAGCACAGGACTATCCTACCTCAATCGATCGGGTACACGCACGACATAGGAGTATCTCTATCGGGTACGCACAAATTGCTCCTACATGGCGTGCATCCTCGCGCGGTCAGTGACGTGGGTGACAGTGAAGGCTCATCTCTCCGTTCGCAACAACGCAGGGCAGCGGGCTTGCTCCGATGGATCGAGCTTGCTTTGCTTTCACGGGTGAGTCCCTCTCGGCGCTCGCTAACCACCTCGATCGCGGCAGCCGCAGCCGCCTTAGGAAAATCAGAGTAACAAACATCGCGGCGGCCAGCGGTCACACCACACCGCGCACCGACGACGCGCATCTCCTCTCCTCCCCCTGCTGCAATCATGTTGCTTCCTGCTTACAGCTTTAACTAACTACTACGAGTTCGCCTACCGCGGAGGGAGCCGGAGCGCGCGGCGGCACGTCCCACTCCATCGTTTCCTTTCCTCGTCTGGGCCGGAGACGGAGGCAGCCGCGACTCCGCGAGCGACAGACAGAGCAAAAAAACAAGGGAAAGCTCTCTTGTGTGCGCGAGAGCCTTCCCCTGCCCGGAGTGACGGCCAAACGAATGGATGgactttttctttttaggtgAGGGCGCGATTACGTACCCTGGTCTGGATCTGCTGCGGTCGCCGGTTGCCATCGGGTTTGTTATGCACTGTGTCTGGTGATGCCGACGGGTCGTGCGAATGAAGGCATGCACGCTGATGGATCCACCGAGCAGCTAGCTGCTGGGGACGGACGCACTGATGTGCCACTTGGACCAGAAATGGATGTTTATATGTTATCTTTGGATGGTTGCCGTGGCTATCCTATTGTATTGTATGTCGGGCCAGCGCGCGGACATGGGATGAAGGATGAGAAACTGACGGTTCCATCCCACACGAGAAAGATGCGGGAACTTTTTCAAAGTTGATGGCCGGGGGCGAGACCCTCGATGATTAGACTCGATGAAAAGTTATTTATGACAGAAATTTTGGCTTTTCAATATTAGGTATACATAAAAACAACATGCTATGTCAATAATACTTCATGTTAGCCTTCTTGGCGTTGTTACCAAAGTTGTGGACAGCTCCGAGGTTGCCCATAAGCCATAAACCATAGGACGCCCCTCTCATATACTAAGCAACGGTTGCCACgttcttttttgttttgcttagattattttgTTATTAAATGGTTCTAAATTGTATCTTCTGTGTTCTTATTAAATTCACTTGCAGAAAATAAATCACATTGTATCACGTATGGTTGATAACTAACAGAGCGGCGATGTATTTATTGTAAGGGTTTAAACATTTTAATTGGAATCTTTATGATGACTAATGTTATATATGTTCTTCATCAATTTGATCAAAAAAAAGTTCTTCATCAGTTTGACTTATATAAGATTTATTGGGTACACAGGCCGTCCGATCAAATGGAATGGAAGCACAAACCTCCGCGCCGAATTATCGATAAGTCAAGGTCAGCAACCCGTGGCCTCTCAATCCGGCCCAACCGGCACTATCGGCCTTCTATCACGCATGGGCCCTCGTCCAGTTTGATGTCATATCCGGATATCCCGGAAGTTTTGGCGACAGTCGGCAGCCTACTGGAAAGTCTTGATAGGTCCGTCGAATTTGGCAATCCCATCAAACTAGCTTCATTCCTGCGTTCATCGGACACGGCACAGGCAAGGCAATAGGCAATAGTGTGCCAAACTGCCAAGGAAAACACACATTATTATCTCAACAGATCAACGTGCATGGAAATACCGTGGCGTTGGTCCTTTGATAGGTTGATTGCACTGTAGAGTACTCAGTACGTTATATGTATACCGATCAATGAGCAATATTGTGGATGTGTTCTTCTCAAACTTATCACGCTTTCAGTCTTCTTCTGTATCCACGGTGTAGTTATCTAATAAGGTGACGTGTGAGATGGCAATCCTATCCTTGGACATTTTGTACCTGTGGATGTGAGTGTAGGTACAAAATTTCACTAACAGATGTGACTATTTGAGTATGAGTATGAATTTTTTATCCGAGGTATGAATACAAATATGTTGCTTGACTCATTAGCGCTTAAATAGGAATTTATCTATTCTAGTTACAATATAACTTGTGGGTATGGATACATACGGGTATCATTACCTGATGGGAGGTGCAAAATGTTATCTATAGGTATATGTGTAGGTATCTGTTACTTGCTACTTAAAAGATACGGACTGGTTTCGTCCACAGGAAAAAAAAATCGTGTGCGCGCCTCTGCCAAACTCCGAGTGGAGTCTCGGTAGTTTCCCTGTGCCGCTGCAGCCTGGGCTCCAGATACGCTCGTCCAAACAGGCAACTTCGTGCGCGCGCTATATCCTGACTATCCGGTCTGAGACTGAAACGATCTCCACTTCTCGCGTCCGCGGAAGATGGCGTGGGAGCAGCTCCTCGGTCCCCTGGAGCAAGGTCGCACCGCTCGGTGGGAGCCTACGCGCTCGCCTGCCTCCACGGACGATAGCTGAGCGCGGCGTCGGCGTGGAGGTGGCGAGGGACGATAGCGACGGCTCGTTCAACAGAGACGGCGTCGCGGAGGCATGACGACAAGGTTCTGGCTACCAACGCGATGAAGCTGAAGGGCGGGAGTTCTCTGCGATCAGCGACGACAGGATCAATAATGGACGACATTTGCACAGGCTGCACGATAATTACATAAGGTTTGCGATGAAGCTGAAGGGCGGGAGCAATTGATTTACTGGGTTTTTTAATTGATAGTTGTAGGATTAAAGAGATATTTTAACACCGTATTTTATACAATCGCTTCACGAACAAAAACTAGCAATCCAAAGTTCGTCATAGGTCATTTTTTTTGGTCATGGATCCACCTGTGGCAGGCCACCTGTGCAAGGCGCCTCTCGTGCTGTGAACTGCACCTGGCGTGGTTTCCACCTTGCTGGCATGTGCATGTAAATGTGTTCGATGAAAGCTAACGTACTCATGCAATTAAATTTTTTTTGGCGGTCAACGGCGAGGCGGTCCCATCTGAATTTATATTGGCTCAAAACGGGCCGTTAGGTAGTTTAGCAGTGTTACAAGAAATTTTACATGGTTCAAGCATCACCCAGGTGGTGATGACTGAAAAGGCAATCAGTTACAAAATGATGTGATCATCCTTGTCTAGCCGTTTCAAACAACTGGCACCATTGATCGGCGACGTGCCGCTTCTTCCTAGGGAACCTGCGTAGCCATTGCTCTGCCGTCGCTTTGCACGCTGCAAGAACTTGAGTGATGCTTTGCCTTTCGTTTCTGAAGACGGCAGCGTTTCTTGTTTTCCAAAGTTGCCAGCAAGACAAGGCAACTAGCGCTGCGGACCGAGACTAGCTCGGGTGGCAAGTGCCCAGGTGTTCGGGCTTGCCGGCCGGAGTTCGATCCCCCGGGGAGCAGAATTTCCGGTTTCGCACCCATATTTATTTCGTGCAGACGTGCTCATCCTCTACGAGGAGCTTCGGTGATCTTTAGAAGGACGTTTGAGGTGTATAGGTTATAGTTTTTAGGGGTATGCGTATGTGTGGTGGTGTGAATGTGTTGTGTTGAGTACAGATACTATAACTTGTACGCTAGAAGTCtaggtaaaataaaaaaaaaggcaACTAGCGCTGAAAACCCCTCTTTCGGGACTCCTGTCGGAGGACTGAAGGTGTGGATGCTGTCCATGGCCATTCCCGCTAGTGAGTTCAAACCAATCTTTTCCCAGAAGTGCCTACCGATTGAGCAGCCACCCATGATTTGTTCCGGAGTTTCATCCTGCTCGTTGCAGACCTCGCATGTGGCATCCGGCAGCACATGTTAGCGATGTAGATTTTTTCGGCATTGGATCCTTCCTTGTGTCAGTAGCCACATGACCATTTGAACACGTGGCGGAGCCACGTTGCGCCAGACAAATTTTGCTCTATCATGCAATTAATTTCAAGATTGCGAAATGTTTCATTTGACACTTTAGAATCCCACCAAGTATAAATTAAGACGACAGAAGCATACGTACCAAACTGTGTAAGCTtctttctgaaaaaaaaaaattgtacaaaACGTGAATTTCAACGTCACTTTGACTGaaccaagaaaaaaaaacaggaaaatgaaaaaaaaatgatgGGAACAGACGCTCCTAGCGGAAAAGAGGCGAAGGATGTGTGGAGTAAATAGAATCGAATGGATTTGAAAATAGTTTAGATTCCAATACAAAATCATTTATTACCTTTTcattattttctaaaaataatcaaATCAGCctagtaaacttgtaaaatgcataattaTAAATAGAAGACTTCATATTTTCTATGGAATTAGATTCATTATTTTTTAATATGTTCATCCAGGCCGCAAGCCACATGTAGCCATAATTGTTGGAAAACATTCATTGTCACAGTGCAACGCACGGGCAATTCGTAACCCCATGCAACGTAGGGGCTATATCTAGTTAAATATTATCTATCGGGGTTATAACCCAGGGTATTtcaaggcatcgattagttagCAGACAACGAGGCCTGCAATGCGCTAGCTGGCGAAGGCCTAAACGACTAAGGCCCAGTCAAGTCAAGCAATCTAGGCCGGACGCAAGGGCCAGAGTCAACCATGACCTCTTCCTCCAGCCCTAGCCGCGCGACATTCGCAAATCACACGACCTCTCGCCATTACGACTAAAAGCATTTAGgtctctagttgggtttcggtgattaatgacaatacgtgattactatgactaacgtgtgttttgtagaggcaattaagttaggtcatggtaatggagatcgattgggctatcatggtggtcatgcctctacgatggaaatcatttcagttttcaaaggatggacgacaaggttaaggatggactagttctgagtgtcgattggagtggaagagacacttagagtagtttagaactttgttttttcctttgaccatactattaaggggggtatggccgggtagcttgacctaggtgaatctagtgagttaggtgtggtgcacatttgCTAAATCTAGACTAGGTAGCTcataaaaagcccttagattcattggagtaaacttcattcacatatgatcgagagttggaagtgaatggagggtcaaatactgaccggacgctggctccggggtgatcggacgctagcgcagagtccggtcagttcatttaatcaaggtgaaatcgtctggtacgaccggacactgagagtgagaggtgaagtgaccggacgctgagtcccagcgtttggtcgactccagtaaggttccagagagggaaaatcacgatcggacgcgtccggtcacaacttaaacactggag
Coding sequences within:
- the LOC136454909 gene encoding probable pectin methyltransferase QUA3, with translation RRWSPRWLQRVKGSGSSGWQWSFLDVVWGVFLIAVVVFLALVFTLRRGDPVLTAASVARAGGSGGAVPPCAVSEVDLLPCEDPRRSSRLSREMNYYRERHCPARGEAIACLVPPPRGYRVPVPWPESLHKIWHDNMPYGKIAERKGHQGWMKHEGSHFIFPGGGTMFPDGAEQYIEKLSQYVPLKTGVVRTGLDMGCGVASLGGFLLKENIMTLSFAPRDSHKSQIQFALERGIPAFLLMLGTRRLPFPAQSFDFVHCSRCLIPFTAYKLQLCNAKAFQA